The following coding sequences are from one Achromobacter sp. B7 window:
- the thiD gene encoding bifunctional hydroxymethylpyrimidine kinase/phosphomethylpyrimidine kinase codes for MSSRQQDGNARPIPNALTIAGVDPSGGAGILADVKAMSALGAYGCAVIAALTAQNTQGVTGISAVPPAFVGLQIDTLFTDVRIDAVKIGMLGQYPVIEMVAEKLAKWTPAHVVLDPVMVAKSGDLLLENDAVGAMREALLPQCTMLTPNLPEAGVLLEERPVETVKEMRRVAERLRNKLAHSGERWVLVKGGHLPGNETIDLLHDGDRMIELPGHRIETANTHGTGCTLSAALAALLPQIGDAPEAARRAKAYLTEAIRHAERLSVGSGHGPVHHFHAWW; via the coding sequence ATGAGCTCGCGCCAACAGGACGGCAACGCCCGTCCCATTCCCAACGCGTTGACCATCGCGGGCGTCGACCCCTCCGGCGGCGCCGGCATCCTGGCCGACGTCAAGGCCATGAGCGCGCTGGGCGCGTACGGTTGCGCCGTCATCGCGGCGCTGACCGCGCAGAACACCCAGGGCGTCACCGGCATCTCGGCCGTGCCGCCCGCCTTCGTGGGCTTGCAGATCGACACGCTGTTCACCGACGTGCGCATCGACGCCGTCAAGATCGGCATGCTGGGCCAGTACCCGGTGATTGAAATGGTGGCCGAAAAGCTGGCCAAGTGGACCCCGGCGCACGTGGTGCTGGACCCGGTCATGGTGGCAAAAAGCGGCGACCTGCTGCTGGAGAACGATGCCGTGGGCGCCATGCGCGAGGCGCTGCTGCCGCAGTGCACGATGCTGACGCCCAACCTGCCCGAAGCCGGCGTGCTGCTGGAAGAGCGGCCAGTGGAAACCGTCAAGGAAATGCGGCGCGTGGCCGAACGCCTGCGCAACAAGCTGGCGCACTCGGGCGAACGCTGGGTGCTGGTCAAGGGCGGCCATCTGCCCGGCAACGAAACCATCGACCTCCTGCACGACGGCGACCGCATGATCGAACTGCCCGGCCACCGCATCGAAACGGCCAACACCCACGGCACCGGCTGCACCTTGTCGGCCGCGCTGGCGGCCTTGCTGCCCCAAATCGGGGACGCACCAGAGGCCGCGCGCCGCGCCAAGGCCTACCTGACCGAAGCGATCCGCCACGCCGAACGGCTGTCGGTAGGATCGGGCCACGGGCCGGTCCACCACTTTCACGCCTGGTGGTAG
- a CDS encoding thiazole synthase produces MTTQDTLTIAGRAYSSRLLVGTGKYKDFEQTRAALDASGTEIVTVAIRRTNIGQNAGEPNLLDYVPPSKFTLLPNTAGCYSADDAVRTLRLARELLDGHDLVKLEVLGDPHTLFPNMPETLKATKTLVDDGFKVMVYCTDDPIQCRMLEDMGAVAVMPLASLIGSGMGILNPWNLRLIIDQARVPVVVDAGVGTASDAAIAMELGCDAVLMNTAIAAAQDPILMASAMKKGVEAGREAFLAGRMPKKLYSGAPSSPTEGLITGGPGAQK; encoded by the coding sequence ATGACCACACAAGACACTCTCACCATCGCCGGGCGCGCCTATTCGTCGCGCCTGCTTGTCGGCACCGGCAAGTACAAAGACTTCGAACAGACCCGCGCGGCGCTGGATGCCAGCGGCACGGAAATCGTCACCGTTGCCATCCGCCGCACCAACATCGGCCAGAACGCCGGTGAACCGAACCTGCTGGACTACGTCCCGCCGTCGAAATTCACGCTGCTGCCCAACACGGCCGGCTGCTACAGCGCCGACGACGCCGTGCGCACGCTGCGCCTGGCGCGCGAGCTGCTGGACGGCCATGACCTGGTCAAGCTGGAAGTGCTGGGCGACCCGCACACGCTGTTCCCCAACATGCCGGAAACCCTGAAGGCCACCAAGACCCTGGTCGACGACGGCTTCAAGGTCATGGTCTATTGCACCGACGACCCCATCCAGTGCCGCATGCTGGAAGACATGGGCGCCGTGGCGGTGATGCCGTTGGCGTCCCTGATCGGCTCGGGCATGGGCATCCTGAACCCCTGGAACCTGCGCCTGATCATCGACCAGGCCCGCGTGCCGGTCGTGGTGGACGCCGGCGTGGGCACTGCGTCCGATGCCGCCATCGCCATGGAACTGGGCTGCGACGCCGTGCTGATGAACACCGCCATCGCCGCCGCGCAAGACCCGATCCTGATGGCCAGCGCCATGAAGAAGGGCGTGGAAGCCGGCCGCGAGGCCTTCCTGGCCGGCCGCATGCCCAAGAAGCTGTACAGCGGCGCGCCCAGCTCGCCCACCGAAGGGCTGATCACCGGCGGCCCGGGCGCGCAGAAATGA
- a CDS encoding TolC family outer membrane protein, which yields MRVRLLTALLVFTAAASVGPLPAFAQNLIQVWQAALGNDPTYAAARANYRAGLEKEPQARSLLLPLISAEAGGAYQETRSTRGLGVAYSGGRGVWDLALTQPLFDWGRWQNYEQSKLIVADVEVQLQQAYQDLLLRVADAYFNVLYAQDALTATEAEKAAVAGQLESAKRNFELGNSTVTDTYEAQARYDLVVAQELRLQNDLDVRRDELAKIIGTAPGALAELPYGVQLPSPQPARVNDWSTQAESSSLDVLRAQLLTRIAGREIQIAKSGHYPTLNLRATSGSASDAIMRNAAPGKPIDNTVGVVLSIPLYSGGGVSSQVTEKVQLEQKARHDFETARRQAIQAARQYYTGVTSGLARIQALEAGEKSSRAAVEANRTGYEVGVRINLDVLNAQQQLYATQRDLALARYSTVLSGLRLKATSGILAETDLEAINRLLREPR from the coding sequence ATGCGCGTCCGATTGCTTACGGCTTTACTGGTTTTTACCGCCGCCGCAAGCGTCGGCCCGTTGCCCGCATTTGCGCAGAACCTGATCCAGGTCTGGCAAGCCGCCCTGGGCAATGACCCCACCTATGCCGCCGCCCGCGCCAACTATCGCGCCGGGCTGGAAAAAGAACCGCAAGCCCGCTCGCTGCTGCTGCCGCTCATTTCGGCCGAAGCCGGCGGCGCGTACCAGGAAACCCGCAGCACGCGCGGCCTGGGCGTGGCCTACAGCGGCGGCCGCGGCGTCTGGGATCTGGCGCTGACGCAGCCGCTGTTCGATTGGGGTCGGTGGCAAAACTACGAGCAGTCCAAGCTGATTGTGGCCGATGTCGAAGTGCAGTTGCAGCAGGCCTATCAAGACCTGCTGCTGCGCGTGGCGGACGCCTATTTCAACGTGCTGTACGCGCAAGACGCGCTGACCGCGACCGAGGCCGAGAAGGCAGCCGTGGCGGGTCAGCTTGAGTCGGCCAAGCGCAATTTCGAGTTGGGCAACTCCACCGTCACCGACACCTATGAAGCGCAGGCGCGCTACGACCTGGTGGTCGCACAGGAATTGCGTCTGCAAAACGATCTGGACGTGCGCCGCGACGAACTGGCCAAGATCATCGGCACGGCGCCCGGCGCGCTGGCCGAACTGCCCTACGGCGTGCAACTGCCGTCGCCACAGCCGGCCCGCGTGAACGACTGGAGCACGCAAGCCGAGTCGTCCAGCCTGGACGTGCTGCGCGCGCAGTTGCTGACCCGCATCGCCGGCCGCGAAATCCAGATCGCCAAGAGCGGCCACTATCCCACCCTGAACCTGCGCGCCACCAGCGGCAGCGCCAGCGACGCCATCATGCGTAACGCGGCGCCGGGCAAGCCCATCGACAACACGGTGGGCGTGGTGCTGTCCATTCCGCTGTATTCCGGTGGCGGTGTGTCGTCCCAGGTGACCGAGAAGGTGCAGCTGGAACAAAAGGCCCGTCACGACTTCGAAACCGCGCGCCGCCAGGCCATCCAGGCCGCGCGCCAGTACTACACGGGCGTCACCAGCGGACTGGCCCGCATCCAGGCGCTGGAAGCCGGCGAAAAATCCAGCCGCGCCGCCGTCGAGGCCAACCGCACCGGCTACGAAGTCGGCGTGCGGATCAATCTGGACGTGCTCAATGCGCAGCAGCAGTTGTACGCGACGCAGCGCGATCTGGCGCTGGCCCGCTACAGCACGGTGCTGTCGGGGCTGCGGCTAAAGGCCACCAGCGGCATCCTGGCGGAAACGGATCTGGAAGCCATCAACAGGCTGCTGCGGGAACCGCGCTGA
- a CDS encoding cobalamin-binding protein, whose translation MAATSVASSAASSAASSAATSAVLSAATSSAPLASTPAATPAATPAGTAIHTQDDKGRAVALAAPARRAITLAPHATELVFAAGAGDYLAATIRGSDYPPAARQVPVIGDGTQPDAERVAAVRPDLLIAWQPSAAQPVVRVLDKLGVPVFYSDPLTLAAIPDAVERMGVLFGTQAQAGPAAAQLRARLAALTARYAGRRPVRVFVQAGLDPIYTLNDSSIVSDALRICGGVNVFGQAPVVAPQVSLEGVLAARPEAVLAGVSRPEDTARNLAAWQALGLPAARLGHVYGVDADALYRPGPRLIDAAEAICADLDRLR comes from the coding sequence ATGGCCGCAACGTCGGTCGCATCCTCCGCCGCATCCTCCGCCGCATCCTCGGCCGCAACGTCGGCCGTACTCTCGGCCGCAACGTCGTCCGCACCCTTGGCCAGTACCCCGGCCGCTACCCCGGCCGCAACGCCCGCCGGCACCGCCATCCACACGCAGGACGACAAGGGCCGCGCCGTGGCGCTGGCCGCGCCCGCGCGCCGCGCCATCACGCTGGCGCCGCATGCGACCGAACTGGTATTCGCGGCCGGCGCGGGCGACTATCTGGCCGCCACCATCCGCGGCAGCGACTACCCCCCGGCCGCGCGCCAGGTGCCCGTGATCGGCGACGGCACGCAGCCCGACGCCGAGCGCGTGGCCGCCGTCCGCCCCGACCTGCTGATCGCCTGGCAACCCAGCGCCGCGCAACCTGTCGTGCGCGTCCTGGACAAGCTGGGCGTGCCGGTGTTCTACAGCGACCCCTTGACGCTGGCCGCCATTCCCGACGCCGTGGAACGCATGGGCGTGTTGTTCGGCACCCAGGCGCAAGCCGGACCGGCCGCCGCGCAACTGCGCGCGCGCCTGGCCGCCCTGACCGCGCGCTACGCTGGACGCCGCCCGGTGCGCGTCTTCGTCCAGGCCGGGCTGGACCCGATCTACACCTTGAACGACAGCAGCATCGTCAGCGACGCGCTGCGCATCTGCGGCGGCGTCAACGTCTTTGGCCAGGCGCCCGTCGTGGCCCCGCAGGTCAGCCTGGAAGGCGTGCTGGCCGCGCGGCCCGAGGCCGTGCTGGCAGGCGTGAGCCGGCCTGAAGACACCGCCCGCAACCTGGCCGCGTGGCAGGCGCTGGGGCTACCCGCCGCCCGCCTGGGGCATGTGTACGGCGTGGATGCCGACGCGCTGTATCGGCCGGGCCCGCGCCTGATCGACGCGGCCGAGGCCATCTGCGCCGATCTGGACCGGCTGCGCTGA
- a CDS encoding protein-L-isoaspartate O-methyltransferase — MNASTLPDVEQARFNMVEQQIRPWDVLDANVLQALFDVRREQFVPPALRALAFSDLELPLEINAVNTRQTMLAPKVEARLAQDLQLTKSDCVLEIGTGSGYQAALLGYLAQQVTSVEIDSRLVTFAQQNLQMNNVTNVKVETGDARNGWGSTEYDAILVTGSVPVVPDALKYQLRVGGRLVVIVGQAPVMTACRITRTTAASFETVNLFETVIKPLRGVAVSQFKF, encoded by the coding sequence ATGAACGCTTCGACCCTGCCCGACGTAGAACAAGCCCGCTTCAATATGGTGGAACAGCAGATCCGCCCGTGGGACGTCCTGGACGCCAACGTGCTGCAAGCGCTGTTCGATGTGCGCCGCGAACAATTCGTTCCGCCGGCCCTGCGCGCCTTGGCGTTTTCCGACCTGGAACTCCCGCTTGAAATCAATGCGGTCAACACCCGCCAGACCATGCTCGCCCCCAAGGTCGAAGCGCGTCTGGCGCAAGACCTGCAATTGACCAAATCCGACTGCGTGCTGGAAATCGGCACCGGTTCGGGCTACCAGGCCGCGCTGCTGGGCTATCTGGCCCAACAGGTGACCTCGGTTGAAATCGACAGCCGCCTGGTGACGTTCGCGCAGCAGAACCTGCAAATGAACAACGTCACCAACGTCAAGGTCGAAACCGGCGACGCCCGCAACGGCTGGGGCTCGACCGAATACGACGCCATCCTGGTCACGGGTTCGGTGCCCGTCGTGCCGGACGCGCTCAAGTACCAGTTGCGCGTGGGCGGCCGTCTGGTCGTGATCGTGGGCCAAGCCCCCGTCATGACGGCCTGTCGCATCACCCGCACCACCGCCGCCAGCTTTGAAACGGTGAACCTGTTTGAAACCGTGATCAAGCCGCTGCGCGGCGTCGCGGTATCCCAGTTCAAGTTCTAA